One genomic window of Clostridium taeniosporum includes the following:
- the dnaA gene encoding chromosomal replication initiator protein DnaA: MDADLNKLWEKTLNIVKSEMSEVSFNTWIKSCEPISISDNSIKISVPNSFTKDILDKRYKSLVANSIEAVCSKLYEIEFLIESDINNEEDLNDSDKISKNVNKNSKKNIIVNDEMSSTLNPKYTFDSFVIGNSNRFAHAASLAVAEAPAKAYNPLFIYGGVGLGKTHLMHAIGHYILQNNTKAKVVYVSSEKFTNELINAIKDDKNEEFRKKYRNVDVLLIDDIQFIAGKERTQEEFFHTFNELHDANKQIILSSDRPPKEIPTLEDRLRSRFEWGLIADIQVPDFETRMAILKKKADVENLKVANEVMGYIATKIKSNIRELEGALIRIIAYSSLTNREVTVDLASEALKDIISKKQGKHVTIASIQEIVANYFNLKIDDLKSQRRTRNVAYPRQIAMYLSRKLTDMSLPKIGEEFGGRDHTTVIHAYEKISENLKNDENLQHTVSDITKKVTQN, encoded by the coding sequence ATGGATGCTGACCTAAATAAATTATGGGAAAAAACCTTGAATATAGTAAAAAGTGAAATGAGTGAAGTCAGTTTTAACACTTGGATTAAAAGTTGTGAACCTATTTCTATATCTGATAACAGTATAAAAATAAGCGTTCCAAATTCTTTTACTAAAGATATTTTAGATAAACGATATAAAAGTCTAGTAGCTAATTCTATAGAAGCTGTTTGTTCTAAATTATATGAAATTGAATTTTTAATAGAATCAGACATTAATAATGAAGAGGATTTAAATGATTCTGATAAAATTAGCAAAAACGTAAATAAAAATTCTAAGAAAAATATAATTGTAAATGATGAAATGTCTTCAACTTTAAATCCAAAATATACTTTTGATTCATTTGTTATAGGTAATAGTAACAGATTTGCTCATGCTGCTTCATTAGCTGTTGCTGAAGCTCCTGCTAAAGCCTACAATCCTTTATTTATATATGGAGGTGTTGGACTAGGCAAAACGCATTTAATGCATGCAATAGGACACTATATTCTACAAAATAATACTAAAGCTAAAGTCGTTTATGTTTCTTCTGAAAAGTTTACAAACGAACTAATAAACGCTATAAAGGATGACAAAAACGAAGAATTTAGAAAAAAATATAGAAATGTAGATGTCTTACTTATAGATGATATTCAATTTATAGCTGGAAAAGAACGTACTCAAGAAGAATTTTTCCATACATTCAATGAACTACACGATGCAAATAAGCAAATAATCCTATCATCTGATCGTCCACCAAAAGAAATTCCAACATTAGAAGATAGATTAAGATCTAGATTTGAATGGGGGTTAATTGCGGACATTCAAGTTCCAGATTTTGAAACTAGGATGGCAATTCTTAAGAAAAAAGCTGATGTAGAAAATTTAAAAGTGGCAAATGAAGTTATGGGATACATTGCTACAAAAATAAAATCTAATATAAGAGAATTAGAAGGAGCATTAATAAGAATAATTGCTTATTCATCTTTAACTAATAGAGAAGTTACTGTTGATTTAGCTTCAGAAGCGTTAAAAGATATAATTTCTAAAAAACAAGGAAAACACGTAACTATAGCTTCAATTCAAGAAATCGTCGCTAATTACTTTAATCTAAAAATAGATGATTTAAAATCTCAAAGAAGAACTAGAAATGTAGCTTATCCAAGACAAATAGCTATGTATCTAAGTCGAAAACTAACAGACATGTCTTTACCCAAAATAGGAGAAGAATTTGGTGGTAGAGATCATACTACTGTAATTCATGCTTATGAAAAAATATCTGAGAATCTAAAGAATGATGAGAACTTACAGCATACTGTTTCTGACATTACAAAGAAGGTTACTCAAAATTAA
- the dnaN gene encoding DNA polymerase III subunit beta, whose amino-acid sequence MIFICEKHKLLDGISVVQKAITGKSTMKVLEGIYINATNDGLKLIGSDMDLSIQTLVKADVLETGSIVIDAKIFGEIIRKLPNSDIKIETIKEDVIQITCEKSVFNVVCMNADEFPSLPNINEDLKVEVNEGILKNMIKGTSFSIAQDEARPILQGILFEVKDRTLNLVALDGYRLAIRSEFLDNDIDLDVVIPGKTLVEVSKILEDQDKNIDITFTNNHILFNLENTKIISRLLDGKFVNYKSLLPQEHKLLVTVNKEEFQNGIERASLMAKDGNNNLINLDIKEEMIIITSNSQLGKVREEVLINLQGDEIEIAFNSRYLLDVLKNMESDEVILEMTSGVSPCVIKEKDGENSQYLVLPVRQMR is encoded by the coding sequence ATGATCTTTATATGTGAAAAACATAAATTATTAGATGGTATTTCTGTAGTTCAAAAAGCTATTACAGGAAAATCAACAATGAAAGTATTAGAAGGCATTTATATAAATGCAACTAATGATGGATTAAAATTAATAGGATCAGATATGGATCTTAGTATACAAACATTAGTTAAAGCAGATGTTTTAGAAACAGGTTCAATAGTTATTGATGCTAAAATATTTGGAGAGATTATTAGAAAACTTCCAAACTCTGATATAAAAATAGAAACAATAAAAGAAGATGTAATACAAATAACTTGTGAAAAGTCAGTTTTCAATGTTGTTTGCATGAATGCTGATGAATTCCCATCTTTACCTAACATTAATGAAGATTTAAAAGTAGAAGTTAATGAAGGTATTCTAAAAAATATGATTAAAGGAACATCTTTTTCTATTGCACAAGATGAAGCAAGACCTATTTTACAAGGTATATTGTTTGAAGTTAAAGATAGAACTTTAAATTTAGTCGCACTTGATGGATATAGATTAGCTATAAGAAGTGAATTTTTAGATAATGATATTGATTTAGATGTAGTTATTCCAGGAAAAACTTTAGTTGAAGTATCAAAAATTCTAGAAGATCAAGATAAAAATATTGATATAACCTTCACTAATAATCATATATTATTTAATTTAGAAAATACTAAAATTATATCAAGATTATTAGATGGAAAATTTGTAAATTATAAATCATTACTACCTCAAGAGCATAAATTATTAGTTACTGTGAATAAAGAAGAATTTCAAAATGGTATTGAAAGAGCATCTTTAATGGCTAAAGACGGAAATAATAATTTAATTAATCTAGATATCAAAGAAGAAATGATAATAATAACTTCAAATTCTCAATTGGGAAAAGTTAGGGAAGAAGTTTTAATAAATTTGCAAGGCGATGAAATAGAAATTGCATTTAATTCAAGATATTTATTAGATGTTCTTAAAAATATGGAAAGTGATGAAGTGATTTTAGAAATGACATCAGGGGTAAGTCCATGTGTTATAAAAGAAAAAGATGGAGAAAATTCACAATATTTAGTTTTACCAGTAAGACAAATGAGATAA
- a CDS encoding RNA-binding S4 domain-containing protein, which produces MNKIEISTEFIKLDAFLKWSGIASLGSEAKIYIQEGLIKVNGDICLQRGKKLKVGDIVEFENEKYEIV; this is translated from the coding sequence ATGAATAAAATTGAAATTAGTACTGAATTTATAAAATTAGATGCATTTCTAAAATGGAGCGGAATAGCTTCTTTAGGATCAGAAGCTAAAATTTATATACAAGAAGGTTTAATAAAAGTTAATGGAGATATATGTCTTCAAAGAGGAAAAAAATTAAAAGTTGGAGATATCGTAGAATTTGAAAATGAAAAATATGAAATAGTTTAA
- the recF gene encoding DNA replication/repair protein RecF (All proteins in this family for which functions are known are DNA-binding proteins that assist the filamentation of RecA onto DNA for the initiation of recombination or recombinational repair.), with product MYIKTIMLANYRNYNNLELNLSEGVNVFIGDNAQGKTNVLESIYYCAFAKSHRTSRDKDLINWKQNEAYISLLVGKKRLDKRIDIKILRDGKKAIKVNSIKINKIGELFGTFNVVMFSPEDLKIIKESPGVRRKFLDMELCQINKKYYFNLVQYNKILNERNIILRSRDFNKDILEIYDLQLIEYADYIVKERLEYINKINNYGKFIHDEITSGKEEIIFKYDSGIKFKDNFKHAFLEKLKSNLLRDREQGLTSVGPHRDDFNVLINNIDVKKFGSQGQQRTAVLTMKFSSLKIIKKITGEYPILLLDDVLSELDINRKKYVLSTLNDIQTIITCTGINDLEDYLDNKSRIFKVCNGEIVD from the coding sequence ATGTATATAAAAACGATAATGTTAGCTAATTATAGAAATTATAATAATTTAGAGTTAAATCTTAGTGAAGGTGTTAATGTGTTTATCGGTGACAATGCTCAAGGAAAGACTAATGTTTTAGAGTCAATATATTATTGTGCATTTGCTAAATCCCATAGAACATCAAGAGATAAGGATTTAATAAATTGGAAGCAGAACGAGGCATATATAAGTTTACTTGTAGGAAAAAAAAGATTAGATAAAAGAATCGATATAAAAATTTTAAGAGATGGTAAAAAAGCTATAAAAGTTAATTCTATAAAAATAAATAAAATAGGAGAACTTTTTGGAACTTTTAACGTAGTTATGTTTTCTCCAGAGGATTTAAAGATAATAAAAGAATCACCTGGAGTAAGAAGAAAATTTTTAGATATGGAGTTATGTCAAATAAATAAAAAATATTATTTTAATCTAGTTCAATATAATAAAATATTGAATGAAAGAAATATAATTTTAAGATCAAGAGATTTTAATAAGGATATTCTAGAAATATATGATTTACAATTAATAGAATATGCTGATTATATTGTAAAAGAAAGGTTAGAATATATAAATAAGATAAATAATTATGGAAAATTTATTCACGATGAAATAACTTCAGGAAAAGAAGAAATAATCTTTAAATATGATTCAGGAATAAAATTTAAAGATAATTTTAAACATGCGTTTTTAGAAAAATTAAAAAGTAATTTATTAAGAGACAGAGAACAAGGATTAACATCAGTAGGTCCTCATAGAGACGATTTTAATGTATTAATAAATAATATAGACGTAAAAAAATTTGGTTCTCAGGGTCAACAAAGAACTGCAGTTTTAACTATGAAATTTTCTTCGCTAAAGATTATCAAAAAAATTACAGGAGAATATCCAATTTTATTACTTGATGATGTTCTTTCAGAACTCGATATAAATAGAAAGAAATATGTATTGAGCACTCTTAATGATATACAAACAATAATTACTTGTACCGGTATAAATGATTTAGAAGATTACTTAGATAATAAATCTAGAATATTTAAGGTATGCAATGGAGAAATAGTTGATTAA
- the remB gene encoding extracellular matrix regulator RemB: protein MFLHLGENVVVPIKDIIGIFDLENTMYSSDTIQFLRLAEEDGFVERITKEKPKSFVIAEVNKMSKIYLSPISSGTLTKRTDIEYNS, encoded by the coding sequence GTGTTTTTGCATTTAGGAGAAAATGTTGTAGTTCCTATAAAAGATATTATTGGAATATTCGATTTAGAAAATACTATGTATAGTTCAGATACTATACAATTTTTAAGATTAGCAGAAGAAGATGGATTCGTAGAAAGAATTACTAAAGAAAAACCTAAATCTTTTGTTATTGCTGAGGTTAATAAGATGAGTAAGATATACCTTTCACCTATATCATCGGGAACTTTAACTAAAAGAACTGATATAGAATATAATTCATAA
- the gyrB gene encoding DNA topoisomerase (ATP-hydrolyzing) subunit B, producing MEQNNQRYDENQIQVLEGLEAVRKRPGMYIGSTSSRGLHHLVYEIVDNSIDEALAGYCKNIEVEINEDNSITVSDDGRGMPVGMHPKMHKSTVEVIMTILHAGGKFGGGGYKVSGGLHGVGASVVNALSEKCVVTVKREGHIWKQEYSKGKVLYDLEQVGDTEESGTTTYFKPDAEIFDELEYDFDILSQRLRELAFLNKGINIVLIDSRNNKKDNYHYEGGIKSFVSYLNRNKTTLHPEPIYVEGLKDKVTVELALQYNDGFTENLFSFANNIDTIEGGTHLIGFKTALTRAFNDYAKRFGFIKENDKNFAGDDIREGLTAVVSVKIEDPQFEGQTKTKLGNSEVKGIVDSIVSEYIGTFLEENPAISKIIIDKALMAARARDAARKARELTRKSVLERTALPGKLADCSSKDPRECEIYIVEGDSAGGSAKQGRDRKFQAILPLRGKIMNVEKQRLDKILNSETIRSMVTAFGAGIGKDFDIEKIRYNRIIIMTDADVDGAHIRTLLLTFFYRYMRELVEQGHVYIAQPPLFRVSKNKKESYAYSDAELEAVLQDMGGKDNSVDIQRYKGLGEMNATQLWDTTMDPGKRILLKANIEDAMAADEIFTILMGEKVEPRREFIEQNAKNVVNLDI from the coding sequence TTGGAACAAAATAATCAAAGATATGATGAAAATCAGATTCAAGTACTTGAAGGGTTAGAAGCTGTTAGAAAAAGACCAGGAATGTACATAGGTAGTACTAGTTCTAGAGGACTACATCACTTAGTATATGAAATAGTTGATAATAGTATAGATGAAGCTTTAGCGGGTTATTGTAAAAATATAGAAGTTGAGATCAATGAAGATAATTCTATTACAGTATCTGATGATGGAAGAGGAATGCCAGTTGGTATGCATCCTAAAATGCATAAATCAACAGTAGAAGTAATAATGACAATACTTCATGCAGGTGGAAAATTTGGTGGCGGAGGATACAAGGTATCTGGTGGTTTACATGGGGTTGGTGCCTCTGTTGTTAATGCACTTTCAGAGAAATGTGTTGTTACAGTAAAAAGAGAAGGACATATATGGAAACAGGAATATAGTAAAGGTAAAGTACTTTATGACTTAGAACAAGTTGGTGACACTGAAGAAAGTGGTACAACGACATATTTTAAACCTGATGCAGAAATTTTTGATGAACTTGAATATGACTTTGATATATTATCTCAAAGATTAAGGGAATTAGCTTTTTTAAATAAAGGAATTAATATAGTGTTAATTGATTCTAGAAATAATAAAAAAGATAATTACCATTATGAAGGTGGAATAAAATCTTTTGTATCTTACTTAAATAGAAATAAAACAACACTACATCCAGAACCAATATATGTAGAAGGATTAAAAGACAAAGTAACAGTTGAATTAGCGCTTCAATATAACGATGGATTCACAGAAAATTTATTTTCTTTTGCTAATAATATTGACACAATTGAAGGTGGAACTCATTTAATTGGATTTAAGACCGCATTAACTAGAGCATTTAATGATTATGCTAAAAGATTTGGATTTATAAAGGAAAATGATAAAAATTTTGCTGGTGATGATATAAGAGAGGGTCTTACAGCAGTAGTATCTGTTAAGATTGAGGATCCCCAATTTGAAGGTCAAACTAAAACAAAATTAGGAAATAGTGAAGTTAAAGGAATAGTTGATTCTATAGTTAGTGAGTATATAGGAACATTTTTAGAAGAAAATCCAGCTATTAGTAAAATAATTATAGATAAAGCTTTAATGGCAGCTAGAGCGAGAGATGCAGCCAGGAAAGCTAGGGAATTAACTAGAAAATCTGTATTGGAGAGAACAGCATTACCTGGAAAATTGGCAGATTGTTCATCAAAAGATCCTAGAGAATGTGAAATATATATAGTCGAAGGTGACTCCGCCGGTGGATCTGCAAAACAAGGTAGAGATAGAAAATTCCAAGCTATTTTACCTTTAAGAGGTAAAATAATGAATGTTGAAAAACAAAGATTAGATAAAATACTAAATTCGGAAACTATAAGATCAATGGTTACTGCATTTGGAGCGGGAATAGGAAAAGATTTTGATATTGAAAAAATTAGATATAATAGAATAATAATTATGACTGATGCCGATGTTGATGGTGCACATATTAGAACATTATTATTAACATTTTTCTATAGATATATGAGAGAATTAGTAGAGCAAGGTCATGTATATATTGCACAACCACCTTTATTTAGAGTAAGTAAAAATAAGAAAGAATCATATGCTTATTCAGATGCTGAATTAGAAGCAGTATTACAGGATATGGGTGGAAAAGATAACTCTGTAGATATTCAAAGATACAAAGGTTTAGGAGAAATGAATGCTACTCAATTATGGGATACAACTATGGATCCTGGAAAGAGAATTTTATTAAAAGCTAATATTGAAGATGCAATGGCTGCTGATGAAATATTTACTATCTTAATGGGAGAAAAAGTTGAACCTAGAAGAGAATTTATAGAGCAAAATGCTAAAAATGTTGTTAATTTAGACATTTAG
- the gyrA gene encoding DNA gyrase subunit A, with amino-acid sequence MEFNEGKIIPVDIKNEMKKCYIDYAMSVIVGRALPDVRDGLKPVHRRILYSMQGLGLSPEKGYRKCARIVGDVLGKYHPHGDSSVYDALVRMAQDFSMRYMLVDGHGNFGSVDGDGAAAMRYTEAKMNKIAVEMLKDINKNTVNFVPNFDGEEEEPSVLPSRFPNLLVNGSSGIAVGMATNIPPHNLGEVIDGTIMLIDNPEASVLELMTKIKGPDFPTGATIMGHAGIRSAYETGRGKIVVRAKSDIEEENGRHKIVITEIPYQVNKAKLIENIADLVKDKKITGISDLRDESDREGMRIVIELKRDANPNIILNLLYKHTKLQDSFGVIMLALVNNETKVLNLKEVLVHYINFQKEVITRRTTFELNKAEARAHILEGLRIALDNIDRVISIIRHSATSEIAKNTLIEEFNLSEKQSQAILEMRLRRLTGLERDKIEAEYSELLKQMEYLRSILASEEKLLGVIKEELLEIKNKYGDERRTSIEQDMNEINIEDLIQEQEVVITLTKSGYIKRISADAYSAQRRGGRGIQAMSTKEDDFVDHVMVTSTHSDVLFFTNRGRVYKLRGYEIPDAGRQAKGTNIINLIAIEPNEKIQTVLTITDKRRDGYLFMGTKQGIVKKTHLNEFKNLRKNGLIALNLRENDELLKVKITYGDANIMIVTQNGYALRFNEKDVRPMGRTASGVKAIKLKNDDVAVCMDIAVDEEELLVISENGFGKRTPVSEYKIQHRGGVGLITYKISEKTGKLVGATICKVDDELMLINTNGVAIRINVSDVSTTSRAAMGVTLMRTNEKEKIVAIAKILNSDDEDLDENEIESNENNLVNEDNSLDELLERAEEDSNNDTNI; translated from the coding sequence ATGGAATTTAATGAAGGAAAAATTATACCTGTAGATATAAAAAATGAAATGAAAAAATGCTATATAGACTATGCTATGAGTGTCATAGTAGGTCGTGCATTACCAGATGTAAGAGATGGTTTAAAGCCAGTTCATAGAAGAATATTATATTCTATGCAAGGTTTAGGATTATCACCTGAAAAAGGATATAGAAAATGTGCAAGAATAGTAGGGGATGTTTTAGGTAAATATCACCCACATGGAGATAGTTCTGTTTATGATGCATTAGTTAGAATGGCTCAGGATTTCTCTATGAGATATATGTTAGTAGATGGTCATGGAAACTTTGGTTCTGTAGACGGAGATGGTGCAGCCGCAATGAGATATACAGAAGCAAAAATGAATAAAATAGCTGTTGAAATGTTAAAAGACATAAATAAAAATACAGTTAATTTTGTGCCAAACTTTGATGGTGAAGAAGAAGAACCATCAGTTTTACCATCTAGATTTCCAAATCTTTTAGTTAATGGTTCATCAGGAATAGCTGTTGGTATGGCTACTAATATACCTCCTCATAATTTAGGAGAAGTAATAGATGGTACAATAATGCTTATAGATAATCCAGAAGCTAGCGTACTAGAACTTATGACTAAAATTAAAGGACCTGATTTCCCAACTGGAGCAACTATAATGGGTCATGCGGGAATTAGATCAGCTTATGAAACTGGAAGAGGTAAAATTGTAGTTAGAGCTAAATCAGATATTGAAGAAGAAAATGGTAGACATAAAATAGTTATTACTGAAATACCGTATCAAGTCAATAAAGCTAAATTAATAGAAAATATAGCTGATTTAGTAAAAGATAAAAAAATTACTGGAATATCTGATTTAAGAGATGAATCTGATAGAGAAGGTATGAGGATTGTTATTGAATTAAAGAGGGATGCTAATCCAAATATAATATTAAACTTATTATATAAACATACAAAACTTCAAGATAGTTTTGGAGTTATTATGTTGGCTTTAGTTAATAATGAAACAAAGGTATTAAACTTAAAAGAAGTATTAGTACATTATATAAACTTCCAAAAAGAAGTTATAACTAGAAGGACTACTTTTGAATTAAATAAAGCAGAAGCAAGAGCTCATATATTAGAAGGATTAAGGATAGCCTTAGATAATATAGATAGAGTAATAAGTATAATAAGACATTCAGCTACAAGTGAAATTGCTAAGAATACTTTAATAGAAGAGTTCAATCTTTCAGAAAAACAATCTCAAGCAATTTTAGAAATGAGATTAAGAAGATTAACAGGTTTGGAAAGAGATAAAATTGAAGCTGAATATAGTGAACTATTAAAACAAATGGAGTATTTAAGATCTATATTAGCAAGTGAAGAAAAATTACTAGGAGTTATAAAAGAAGAACTTTTAGAAATAAAGAATAAATATGGAGATGAAAGAAGAACTTCTATTGAACAAGATATGAATGAAATAAATATAGAAGATCTTATCCAAGAACAAGAAGTAGTTATAACTTTAACTAAGTCTGGATATATAAAGAGAATCTCAGCAGATGCATATTCAGCCCAAAGAAGAGGGGGTAGAGGAATACAAGCAATGTCAACTAAAGAAGATGACTTTGTAGATCATGTAATGGTAACTTCTACTCATTCAGATGTATTATTCTTTACTAATAGAGGAAGAGTATATAAATTAAGAGGATATGAAATACCTGATGCTGGAAGACAAGCAAAAGGAACTAATATAATTAATTTAATAGCTATTGAACCAAATGAAAAAATACAAACAGTATTAACAATAACGGATAAACGTAGAGACGGATATTTATTTATGGGAACAAAGCAAGGAATTGTTAAAAAGACTCACTTAAATGAATTTAAGAATCTAAGAAAAAATGGATTAATAGCTCTAAATTTAAGAGAAAATGATGAGTTATTAAAAGTTAAGATTACTTATGGTGATGCTAATATAATGATTGTTACTCAAAATGGTTATGCATTAAGATTTAATGAAAAAGATGTTAGACCTATGGGTAGAACTGCTTCTGGAGTTAAAGCTATAAAACTAAAAAATGATGATGTAGCTGTATGCATGGATATTGCTGTGGATGAAGAAGAATTGTTAGTTATTAGTGAAAATGGATTTGGTAAGAGAACACCTGTAAGTGAATATAAGATTCAACATAGAGGTGGCGTTGGTCTTATAACTTATAAGATTAGTGAAAAAACAGGAAAATTAGTTGGAGCTACAATTTGTAAGGTTGATGATGAACTAATGCTTATAAATACCAATGGCGTAGCTATAAGAATAAATGTATCAGATGTATCAACAACAAGTAGAGCTGCTATGGGTGTTACTTTAATGAGGACTAATGAAAAAGAAAAAATAGTTGCTATAGCTAAAATATTAAATAGTGATGATGAAGATTTAGATGAAAATGAAATTGAATCTAATGAAAATAATTTAGTAAATGAAGATAATAGCTTAGATGAATTATTAGAAAGAGCAGAAGAAGATAGTAATAATGATACGAACATATAA
- a CDS encoding HD domain-containing protein: MLYRIKQFMLGILSYFEDDNINFIDKYLSKKEKELFMKLKKPDRMHSLRVCKEAIILVRDYNDLDEYKMAKCALLHDIGKIEISLNIIEKGIVVILNKVTKGSFLKYNKYSRVTKYYDHPKIGKKLLENIKFDDNEVLYCIENHHNNLELIEKNIYLSILNICDNRN; encoded by the coding sequence ATGTTATATAGAATAAAACAATTTATGTTAGGAATTCTTTCATATTTTGAAGATGATAATATTAATTTCATAGATAAATATTTAAGTAAAAAAGAAAAAGAATTATTTATGAAATTAAAAAAACCAGACAGAATGCATTCTCTTAGAGTATGTAAAGAAGCTATTATACTGGTAAGGGATTATAATGATTTAGATGAGTATAAAATGGCTAAATGTGCATTATTACATGATATCGGAAAAATAGAAATTTCATTAAATATAATTGAAAAAGGAATAGTAGTAATATTAAATAAAGTTACGAAAGGTTCATTTTTAAAGTATAATAAATATAGTAGAGTGACTAAATATTATGATCATCCTAAAATCGGTAAAAAATTATTAGAAAATATAAAGTTTGATGATAATGAAGTATTATATTGTATAGAAAATCATCATAATAATTTAGAATTAATTGAAAAAAATATATATTTAAGTATATTAAATATATGTGATAATCGTAACTAA
- a CDS encoding transcription repressor NadR, producing the protein MNSTERRQSILKSLIENEKPLKGIEIADSYGVTRQIIVKDIAILRAKGNNIMATPDGYIINKELKKVKAIIAVNHKEEELINEMSIIIKYGGTIEDVIVEHPLYGEIKGMLMIKNYNELNKFLEKYKQQEGRLLSVLTKGVHIHTISADTQEDINCIIDELKEKGFIVSD; encoded by the coding sequence ATGAATTCTACAGAACGAAGACAAAGTATATTAAAAAGTTTAATTGAAAATGAAAAGCCATTAAAAGGAATAGAAATAGCTGATAGTTATGGTGTAACAAGACAAATAATTGTTAAAGATATAGCTATTCTTAGAGCTAAGGGTAATAATATAATGGCAACACCAGATGGGTATATTATTAATAAAGAATTAAAGAAAGTAAAAGCTATAATAGCTGTTAATCATAAAGAAGAAGAATTAATTAATGAAATGAGTATAATTATTAAGTATGGTGGTACTATTGAAGATGTTATAGTTGAGCACCCTTTATATGGAGAAATAAAAGGAATGTTGATGATTAAAAATTATAATGAATTAAATAAATTTTTAGAAAAATATAAACAACAAGAAGGTAGATTATTATCAGTATTAACTAAGGGTGTACATATTCATACTATATCAGCAGATACTCAAGAAGATATTAATTGCATTATAGATGAATTAAAAGAAAAAGGTTTTATAGTATCTGATTAG